A region of Streptomyces cinnamoneus DNA encodes the following proteins:
- a CDS encoding peptide ABC transporter substrate-binding protein, translated as MLGGTRARTLGGAALALAVLGSALLATGCGGGAGGSGAGVVRASWGDPQSPLEPANTNEVQGGKVLDMIFRGLKRYDPKTGAAQDMLAEKIDSADQQNFTITVKDGWTFGNGEKVTAKSFVDAWNYAALVDNKQKNASFFQDVDGYDKVHPAKGAATAKTLSGLVVKDERTFTVRLRTKFSTWPDTLGYAAYSPLPRAFFDDHQGWLKRPVGNGPYMVDSYTKGSSMKLSRWDGYPGDDKARNSGVELRVYTDNNTAYTDLQAGNLDLVDDIPSAQLKNVKNDLGDRYINQPAGIIQTVVFPMYDEAWSKPGMEKVRRGLSMAINREQITEQIYQKTRTPATDWTSPVLGDQGGYKAGLCGGACTYDPGEAKRLIQEGGGLPGGKVTITSNVDTGSHRLWMDAVCNSINNALGNDGACTVNPVGTFADFRNQVADQRMTSLFRSGWQMDYPLVQNFLQPLYYTNASSNYGKFSDPQFDRLVDEANAESDTGKAVGTFQDAEKILAAQMPAVPLWYQNGSAGYSENLVDVQLNAFSVPVYDRIQVK; from the coding sequence ATGCTCGGAGGCACGCGCGCCCGGACCCTCGGCGGAGCCGCACTGGCCCTCGCCGTGCTCGGGTCCGCGTTGCTGGCGACCGGCTGCGGGGGCGGCGCGGGCGGCAGCGGCGCCGGTGTCGTACGGGCCTCCTGGGGCGACCCGCAGAGCCCTCTGGAGCCCGCCAACACCAACGAGGTGCAGGGCGGCAAGGTCCTCGACATGATCTTTCGGGGGCTCAAGCGCTACGACCCGAAGACCGGCGCGGCCCAGGACATGCTCGCCGAGAAGATCGACAGCGCCGACCAGCAGAACTTCACCATCACCGTCAAGGACGGCTGGACGTTCGGCAACGGCGAGAAGGTCACCGCGAAGTCCTTCGTCGACGCCTGGAACTACGCCGCCCTGGTCGACAACAAACAGAAGAACGCCTCCTTCTTCCAGGACGTCGACGGCTACGACAAGGTCCACCCGGCCAAGGGGGCCGCCACCGCCAAGACCCTCTCCGGCCTCGTCGTGAAGGACGAGCGGACGTTCACGGTCAGGCTGCGCACCAAGTTCTCGACGTGGCCCGACACCCTGGGCTACGCCGCCTACTCGCCGCTGCCGCGCGCGTTCTTCGACGACCACCAGGGCTGGCTGAAGCGGCCCGTCGGCAACGGCCCCTACATGGTCGACTCGTACACCAAGGGCTCCTCCATGAAGCTCTCCCGGTGGGACGGCTACCCCGGCGACGACAAGGCCCGCAACAGCGGCGTCGAGCTGCGCGTCTACACCGACAACAACACCGCCTACACCGACCTCCAGGCCGGCAACCTCGACCTCGTCGACGACATCCCCAGCGCCCAGCTGAAGAACGTCAAGAACGACCTCGGCGACCGCTACATCAACCAGCCCGCCGGCATCATCCAGACGGTCGTCTTCCCGATGTACGACGAGGCGTGGTCCAAGCCGGGCATGGAGAAGGTGCGCCGAGGCCTGTCCATGGCGATCAACCGCGAGCAGATCACCGAGCAGATCTACCAGAAGACCCGCACCCCGGCCACGGACTGGACCTCACCGGTCCTCGGCGACCAGGGCGGCTACAAGGCCGGCCTGTGCGGCGGCGCGTGCACCTACGACCCCGGTGAGGCCAAGAGGCTGATCCAGGAGGGCGGCGGACTGCCCGGCGGCAAGGTCACCATCACCTCGAACGTCGACACCGGCTCCCACCGGCTGTGGATGGACGCCGTCTGCAACAGCATCAACAACGCCCTCGGCAACGACGGCGCGTGCACCGTCAACCCCGTCGGCACCTTCGCCGACTTCCGCAACCAGGTCGCCGACCAGCGCATGACCAGCCTCTTCCGCTCCGGCTGGCAGATGGACTACCCGCTGGTCCAGAACTTCCTCCAGCCGCTCTACTACACGAACGCCTCCTCCAACTACGGCAAGTTCAGCGACCCGCAGTTCGACAGGCTCGTCGACGAGGCCAACGCCGAGTCCGACACGGGCAAGGCGGTCGGCACGTTCCAGGACGCGGAGAAGATCCTGGCCGCGCAGATGCCCGCCGTCCCGCTCTGGTACCAGAACGGCAGCGCCGGCTACTCCGAGAACCTCGTGGACGTCCAGCTGAACGCCTTCAGCGTGCCCGTCTACGACCGGATCCAGGTCAAGTAG